The proteins below are encoded in one region of Apium graveolens cultivar Ventura chromosome 4, ASM990537v1, whole genome shotgun sequence:
- the LOC141720920 gene encoding uncharacterized protein LOC141720920 isoform X2, whose translation MNNLRGAICRSQPLIAAYSSSSFSCRCIIISRSTIRVSHPNYSNKSHRVSIFSDVSKVEPLLRFNNNNQRRTLIQAANWTDGASPYQILELEGDADEENIKLAYRRLAKFYHPDVYDGRGTLEEGETAETRFIKIQAAYELLMDKEQRRQYDKDNRVNPMKASQAWMEWLIKKRKAFDQRGDMAIVAWAEQQQREMNLRVRRLSRSKEGKGNVEFSDLLALYFAPSVNLMLQMDVIPCWPLWM comes from the exons ATGAATAATCTACGAGGAGCAATTTGTAGAAGCCAGCCCTTAATCGCTGCCtactcttcttcttctttttcttgtcGATGCATCATCATATCTCGATCCACAATTAGGGTTTCACATCCTAATTACAGCAACAAGTCTCATCGTGTTTCCATTTTTTCGGATGTTTCGAAAGTTGAGCCGTTGCTACgatttaataataataatcaacGTAGAACTTTGATTCAAGCTGCTAATTGGACTGATGGAGCCTCTCCCTACCAAATCCTCG AGTTAGAAGGTGACGCTGATGAAGAAAACATAAAGTTAGCTTACCGCCGATTGGCAAAGTTCTATCACCCTGATG TTTACGATGGCAGAGGGACTCTAGAAGAAGGAGAGACTGCTGAAACTCGATTTATAAAAATTCAAGCTGCTTATGAGTTGCTCATGGACAAGGAACAAAGGAGGCAGTATGACAAGGACAATCGAGTAAACCCTATGAAG GCTTCTCAAGCGTGGATGGAGTGGCTTATTAAGAAACGAAAAGCTTTTGACCAGCGTGGCGATATGGCAATCGTGGCTTGGGCTGAACAGCAACAGCGTGAGATGAATCTTCGTGTGCGCCGTCTCTCTCGTTCAAAG GAGGGCAAAGGTAATGTCGAGTTCTCTGACTTGTTGGCTTTGTATTTTGCGCCGTCTGTAAATTTAATGTTGCAAATGGATGTGATCCCCTGTTGGCCTTTATGGATGTGA
- the LOC141720921 gene encoding uncharacterized protein LOC141720921: MPLFKKKAFPLVDNPTDLSPDEAVFQVRFTKEIFRDYRDYLDRICLYRKRCWTCKVTGKINLTFEEALMSERRAIEKVQQFPSNLVAPVLREVQFSMLNLRDLVSMIAEKLQECMLEGCELYGRKNNRIYPCKIMKVLVEEADKTQYQVAWLDKEKKVTGNAVVDGNDLIKKKLPFSRDVLKSFIRESTYRSVPWVLHDELAQKHGISTIPPKDVAPKLSFLNRCVTNGKRKRRDDNSENPEKNKKMSKERNRDHSAIDVDKNHDETKYPIDDLLVHPATNDPDFTLRPSPSRNFKIPMDCVGDFLMVWDFCSSYGRLLQLSPFSLEDFENALCYKESYVVLIVETHSAFLCSLMKDNGEYFLATQRKKRKPKITLLKWTEYLCDFLEMVGTVEFSGYLPTIRRGHYGLLEVSAKLGILRELVARVLATELYREKLEEYIEERQSLAAANREEALVEGRKRREAKERKMLSNGMQVTTMEEGRRLGSEGSNSSEILTYDDNKQNEATAYREPTLSEIIKEKTKTKKNVMEKKADDKTVVGDLNHLPKKGVLEAETNDDKDIAAGGKGLKQRKEYLAREMEKRIIRTNPLGKDRDYNRYWFFRRDSRIYVESSDSTQWGYYSSKDELDSFIGSLNRKGVRERALKKELDDHYEKVCSRIQKKLKDSAAAEEADVRRSTRIRAPPRQNPALAFLNYENKWKED; encoded by the exons ATGCCTTTGTTTAAGAAAAAGGCTTTTCCTTTGGTGGATAATCCTACTGATTTGAGTCCTGATGAGGCTGTGTTTCAAGTGCGGTTTACCAAAGAGATTTTTCGAGATTATCG GGATTATTTGGATAGGATTTGTTTGTATCGGAAACGATGTTGGACGTGTAAGGTTACGGGCAAGATTAACTTGACTTTTGAGGAGGCGCTTATGTCAGAGAGAAGAGCCATTGAGAAGGTGCAGCAGTTTCCGAGTAATTTAGTTGCTCCGGTGCTTCGGGAAGTTCAATTCA GCATGCTTAATTTAAGAGACCTTGTCAGCATGATTGCTGAAAAGCTGCAGGAATGCATGTTAGAGGGTTGTGAGTTGTATGGAAGGAAGAATAATCGCATTTATCCATGCAAAATAATGAAAGTACTTGTGGAGGAGGCTGACAAAACCCAGTATCAAGTAGCTTGGCTTGACAAGGAAAAGAAGGTAACCGGTAATGCTGTTGTAGATGGGAATGATTTGATAAAGAAGAAGCTGCCCTTTAGCAGAGATGTTTTGAAGTCTTTTATTAGAGAATCAACATATCGGAGTGTTCCTTGGGTGCTGCATGATGAATTGGCACAGAAACATGGAATCTCAACCATTCCTCCAAAAGATGTTGCACCCAAATTGTCCTTCTTAAATAGATGTGTCACTAATGGAAAAAGGAAGAGAAGGGACGACAACTCTGAAAATCCG gagaaaaataaaaaaatgtcgAAGGAGCGTAACCGGGATCATTCTGCAATAG ATGTTGACAAAAACCATGATGAGACGAAGTATCCTATTGACGATCTTCTGGTGCATCCTGCTACAAATGATCCAGATTTCACTTTGCGTCCTTCACCATCCAGAAATTTCAAAATTCCCATGGATTGTGTTGGAGACTTCTTAATGGTCTGGGATTTTTGCTCTTCTTACGGCAGGCTTTTGCAGTTGTCGCCGTTCTCACTTGAAGATTTTGAAAATGCCCTGTGCTACAAAGAAAGCTACGTGGTTCTTATTGTTGAAACTCATTCAGCTTTCCTTTGCTCACTTATGAAAGATAATGGAGAATATTTTTTAGCAACACAACGAAAGAAGCGAAAGCCAAAG ATTACGTTGTTGAAGTGGACTGAGTATTTATGCGATTTCTTGGAAATGGTTGGGACAGTCGAATTTTCTGGTTACCTACCAACCATTAGACGTGGTCATTACGGGCTTCTAGAAGTCAGTGCTAAATTGGGAATCCTACGGGAATTGGTTGCTCGAGTCCTTGCAACAGAGCTTTATAGAGAGAAGTTAGAGGAATACATTGAAGAGCGGCAATCACTTGCTGCAGCTAATAGGGAGGAAGCATTGGTTGAGGGCAGAAAGAGGAGGGAAGCCAAAGAGCGTAAGATGCTTTCTAATGGCATGCAAGTAACAACGATGGAAGAAGGTCGTAGGCTGGGTTCTGAAGGCAGCAACTCAAGTGAAATACTGACTTACGATGACAATAAACAGAATGAGGCAACAGCTTATAGAGAACCTACATTAAG TGAGATTATAAAAGAAAAAACTAAAACAAAGAAGAATGTGATGGAGAAGAAGGCTGATGATAAAACTGTGGTGGGGGATCTGAATCATTTACCTAAGAAGGGAGTTCTGGAAGCGGAGACAAATGATGACAAAGATATAGCTGCTGGGGGGAAAGGCCTAAAACAGAGG AAAGAATATCTGGCAAGGGAGATGGAGAAAAGAATCATTCGCACTAACCCATTGGGGAAAGACAGAGATTACAACAGGTATTGGTTTTTCCGACGCGATTCCAGAATATATGTCGAGAGTTCTGACTCTACCCAGTGGGGATACTACAGTAGCAAAGATGAG CTTGATTCCTTTATTGGCTCACTAAACCGTAAGGGTGTACGGGAGAGGGCTCTTAAGAAAGAGCTGGATGATCATTATGAGAAAGTATG CTCGAGAATACAGAAGAAACTAAAGGACAGTGCTGCAGCAGAAGAAGCAGATGTTCGAAGATCAACTCGGATTCGTGCACCTCCTAGGCAAAACCCGGCACTTGCTTTTCTCAATTATGAGAACAAGTGGAAAGAAGATTAG
- the LOC141720920 gene encoding uncharacterized protein LOC141720920 isoform X1 — MNNLRGAICRSQPLIAAYSSSSFSCRCIIISRSTIRVSHPNYSNKSHRVSIFSDVSKVEPLLRFNNNNQRRTLIQAANWTDGASPYQILELEGDADEENIKLAYRRLAKFYHPDVYDGRGTLEEGETAETRFIKIQAAYELLMDKEQRRQYDKDNRVNPMKASQAWMEWLIKKRKAFDQRGDMAIVAWAEQQQREMNLRVRRLSRSKIDPDEERKLLAKEKKASLENYNNTLRRHTLVLRKRDLMRKKAEEEKKKVISRLLAAEGLELDTDEDEL; from the exons ATGAATAATCTACGAGGAGCAATTTGTAGAAGCCAGCCCTTAATCGCTGCCtactcttcttcttctttttcttgtcGATGCATCATCATATCTCGATCCACAATTAGGGTTTCACATCCTAATTACAGCAACAAGTCTCATCGTGTTTCCATTTTTTCGGATGTTTCGAAAGTTGAGCCGTTGCTACgatttaataataataatcaacGTAGAACTTTGATTCAAGCTGCTAATTGGACTGATGGAGCCTCTCCCTACCAAATCCTCG AGTTAGAAGGTGACGCTGATGAAGAAAACATAAAGTTAGCTTACCGCCGATTGGCAAAGTTCTATCACCCTGATG TTTACGATGGCAGAGGGACTCTAGAAGAAGGAGAGACTGCTGAAACTCGATTTATAAAAATTCAAGCTGCTTATGAGTTGCTCATGGACAAGGAACAAAGGAGGCAGTATGACAAGGACAATCGAGTAAACCCTATGAAG GCTTCTCAAGCGTGGATGGAGTGGCTTATTAAGAAACGAAAAGCTTTTGACCAGCGTGGCGATATGGCAATCGTGGCTTGGGCTGAACAGCAACAGCGTGAGATGAATCTTCGTGTGCGCCGTCTCTCTCGTTCAAAG ATTGATCCTGATGAAGAGAGGAAACTTCTAGCAAAAGAAAAAAAGGCATCCTTAGAAAATTATAATAACACGTTGAGACGACATACACTTGTCTTGAGGAAAAGGGATTTGATGCGAAAGAAAGCAGAAGAGGAAAAGAAAAAGGTTATCAGCAGACTTCTTGCAGCAGAAGGTCTTGAGCTTGATACCGACGAGGACGAGTTATAG